The sequence below is a genomic window from Paenibacillus silvisoli.
CACAACGATGCGCATCTGACTAGAGCGGTGCTTGAAGGCGTGTGCTATTCGCTTCGCGACGGAGTTGAGATCATCCGCTCGCTTGGGGTTGATCCGAGGCGAATCATTATATCGGGAGGCGGTGCGAAGAGCACGCTTTGGAGCCAGATTCTTGCCGATATTTTGAATCGGGACGTGTATGTCAGCACCACGGTGGAGCAGGCATGCGTCGGAGCGGCGATTATGGCTGGAGTGGGCGTAAAGCTAAACGACACAGTCGAGCAGGCTTGCAGGACTATAGTCAAAATGCACGAAAATCCGGTTCAACCGAGCGCTGGCAATCATGAGGTCTATGAGCGGCAATATGCGGTTTATCGCAAGCTGTATGAGCGCAACCGGGAGCTCTTTCCCCTGTTGAATACCATTACGAATGAGAATGGAGCGTTGAAATAATGGGACATGGAATCCAAGCATTAACGGTTGGAGCACTAGTGAAGGGCGGTGAGCAGAGCGAGGAGCTGCTCTGTCTGCAAGGCGAGAACGGAGCCCCAGCCATCCGCATCCATTCGGGAGAGCGGACAGAGGGTCATGGATTGCAGCTCCTCGTTGACTTCTATACGGATGCCAAAGTTCGGCCGTTAACGTTATCCGTTCCCTGGCAAGCGATTGGCGCGGGAGAGCATGATCTCCTGCTTCGTTACAGCGGACATCTAGTCGAGTTGTTCATAGACGGCGTGTTAGTCGATGAGGATTGGCCGATGGGCTCCGTTCAATTATTGGAGAATACTGATGCGCAAGCCTATGAAGGAGCTCTAGAGGTTAAAATTTGGCCCTATGCGTTGACGGAGACAGAACGGGATGGCCTCATCCGAGATAAGCAAGAGCTGGAGAGCCGCAGGACGCTGTACCTCGGGACTGAGCCGGACTCCATCCAATACTGGAAGCCAAGAGGGTTCAATACCGGGGTCGGCGATTGCATGCCTTATTTCGACGGGGAAACGTTCCATATCTATTATTTGTTCGACCGCCGGGGCCATGCCAGCAAATGGGGGTTAGGCGCGCATCAATGGGCCCATATTTCAACTCAGGATCTGAGAAGCTGGACGCATCATCCTATGGCTGTCGCCGTTACGGAGCAATGGGAAGGGTCGATCTGCACAGGGTCCGTTATAAAAGAAAACGAGGAATATTATGCTTTCTACGCGGTTCGTGCCGTGGACGGTTCGCCGGCCCGATTAACCTACGCGGTTAGCAAGGATGGCATTCAATTCACCAAGTCCGAAACATACCTATCGCTCTCGAACCGGTATTTGCTATCTTCCGTAAGAGATCCGCATGTATTCAAGGATGCGGAAGGCGTCTACCATTTGCTGATTACGACAAGTCTTGTAGACGGAGACAAGCAAGAGGGATGCCTCGCCCATCTGAAATCAAACGATCTTCGGAATTGGCAAGAGGAGGAGCCATTCCTGGTTCCGGGTTACCACGGTGAACCGGAATGCTCGGATTATTTTGAATGGAACGGCTTGTATTACTTGATTTTCAGCAATGACGGACTTGCCCGATACCGGTATTCCAAAGAGCCGTTTGGTCCTTGGCTGCGTCCGGCGATGGACACGATCGACAGCGTCCAGTTACGGGTACCGAAGACGGCTGCCTTCCCCGAAGGAAGGAGAATGGTTACAGGCTTCCTGTCCGGACCGGGCCGATACGGCGGCGAGCTGGTTATCCGTGAGCTGGTCCAGGAAGAGGGTGGATCGCTTGGACTTCGGATTCCGGCCGAGCTATCCGGTTTATCAAGCCATGTCGTGACACATAAAGAAGAGCGCTTGTCCCTCTCGAATTTGAACGGATTCTCTGAGCGGATTGTTGGACGAATGGAAGGGGAATATGAACTGACATTCGAAGCCGTTCCCGAGCATCCAACGATGTTCTATGGGTTTTCTGTAGCGGCGGATTCCGATTTCAAGCATGGCAACGATATTCGTTTCGAGCCTTCCAACCATAAGCTCGGCGTTCATGAGACGGTCTGCGTAGGCTTCCAAGAGGATGAGGTTTCATCCATCTATCATATGAAAGGCTTGGAAGAACGCATCCATGTTACGGCGGTCGTGAAGGAAGGATTCATTGACGTTTGCGTAAACGGCAAACGAACATCCATCAGCCGAATTAACAGAGAGCATGCATACTTGCGATTCTTTGCGCAATTCGGTACAGTAAGCTTTCATAACATTACGATTCGAGCCTAATTCGATTGGAGATTGCCTGCCAAATGGGAAACACGGATAAATTTGAAATGATCGCCAATATGTATGACACGCCGGAAAGAATCCACATTGCAAAGGCAGCGTCGGACGCCATTCGCGAGTATGTAACTGATGCCGCAAGCAAGAAGG
It includes:
- a CDS encoding glycoside hydrolase family protein, yielding MGHGIQALTVGALVKGGEQSEELLCLQGENGAPAIRIHSGERTEGHGLQLLVDFYTDAKVRPLTLSVPWQAIGAGEHDLLLRYSGHLVELFIDGVLVDEDWPMGSVQLLENTDAQAYEGALEVKIWPYALTETERDGLIRDKQELESRRTLYLGTEPDSIQYWKPRGFNTGVGDCMPYFDGETFHIYYLFDRRGHASKWGLGAHQWAHISTQDLRSWTHHPMAVAVTEQWEGSICTGSVIKENEEYYAFYAVRAVDGSPARLTYAVSKDGIQFTKSETYLSLSNRYLLSSVRDPHVFKDAEGVYHLLITTSLVDGDKQEGCLAHLKSNDLRNWQEEEPFLVPGYHGEPECSDYFEWNGLYYLIFSNDGLARYRYSKEPFGPWLRPAMDTIDSVQLRVPKTAAFPEGRRMVTGFLSGPGRYGGELVIRELVQEEGGSLGLRIPAELSGLSSHVVTHKEERLSLSNLNGFSERIVGRMEGEYELTFEAVPEHPTMFYGFSVAADSDFKHGNDIRFEPSNHKLGVHETVCVGFQEDEVSSIYHMKGLEERIHVTAVVKEGFIDVCVNGKRTSISRINREHAYLRFFAQFGTVSFHNITIRA